The DNA region GGAGGAAGGATAAGGAAGTTGGCCTTCACGAGGGGGAGGAAGGATAAGGAAGTTGGCCTTCACGAGGGGGAGGAAGGGTAAGGAAGTAAGCCTGCATGAGGGGAAGAAGAATATGGAAAGTAGCTGCTTTATGCTCCCAATGACCCGTCTTCGTCCTACGGACTACGCCATGGCAGGCAAGTGTGGGCGTCCCCTATCGACTATCCCCAATTGCCCCTCGCCTAGCGTCTGCTCTTCTCCCACGCTCCCATGCCGTTCCCATGGCCGCTCTTCCCCCGTATCACCGCGTCTCCTTATCAGGGCTTCCCGGTTGTTCGCTCAGTCGCTTCGTCGCCTCGTCGAAAGTTCACCTCTGGACTCTGGACTCCCTGTCCGCCGTAGTTAAGCCAAAGGCTTAACGAAGGAGGATGGCCTCTGGACTGATTTGTTCCCATCCCAGGGAGAAAGCTTTGAGATTCACATCCACAAATTTCGCAGGCATGTTCCTGCGTATGGTCTCCTCCCATACCTCCCGCTGGACCGGCAGGTATCTGGCCAGGAGCCCCATGAGAACGACGTTGGCCGTTTTCTTTTCCCCAGCCTTTGCGGCCAGGGCCTCCCCCTCCACGACATCGAGTTGGAAACCGGCAGAACGGATCCGGTCAAGGGCATCGAAGGGATACGGCTCCTGCCCCACCTGGGAAGTGTAGGACAGGATGGCCCGGTTATCAGCCAGGACCCGTGCCCCGTGTATCATCCAATCCAGGCTCCTGAGAGTCTCCGCCATTTCGAATCCCACGAGGATGTCGGCCTCTCCCTTGGCGATGAGGGGGGAATACACCTTTTCACCGAACCGGACGTGGGAGACCACCCGGCCTCCCCGCTGGGCCATCCCGTGCACCTCGCTCTTTTTCACCTCGTACCCTGCCTCGAGGAGAACGCGGGACATCAGTTCGCTGGCCAGGATGGTCCCCTGCCCTCCCACACCCACCATGAGGATGTTCGCGGGCCGATCCGAACCGCCGATCATTTCGCTCTCCCGACGGCGTCGAACTTGCACACCTGGAAACAGAGGTCACAGCCCGTGCACTCACCGGTGTCGATAACCGGTTTGTTATCCGGTGAGGCGTCTTTCCTGGCAATGGCCGGGCACCCCAACCTCAGGCACATCCCGCAATCGGTGCACTTCTCCCCGTCGATGCAGTACGGGTCCTCCCGCTTGACCGGCCTGTTTGTCATGAGCATGCACGCGCCCTGGACCACGATGACCGATGGTGCATCCTTGTGAAGCTCCTCATCGAGGACGGTGCGGATCTCATCCAGGTCATAGGCGTCCACGAAACGCGGCTCCGGTATTCCCAGACCTCCGAGGA from bacterium includes:
- a CDS encoding indolepyruvate oxidoreductase subunit beta, encoding MIGGSDRPANILMVGVGGQGTILASELMSRVLLEAGYEVKKSEVHGMAQRGGRVVSHVRFGEKVYSPLIAKGEADILVGFEMAETLRSLDWMIHGARVLADNRAILSYTSQVGQEPYPFDALDRIRSAGFQLDVVEGEALAAKAGEKKTANVVLMGLLARYLPVQREVWEETIRRNMPAKFVDVNLKAFSLGWEQISPEAILLR